The Thermithiobacillus plumbiphilus genome includes a window with the following:
- a CDS encoding ribonucleotide-diphosphate reductase subunit beta: protein MLDFDEVIPAPRQNGAAPARPVAAKPAPAAEPSFETSVRAADDRRVHVEDKRIINGRADVNQLVPFKYQWAWDKYLAGCANHWMPQEIQMSRDIALWKDPKGLTEDERRIVKRNLGFFVTADSLAANNIVLGTYRHISAPECRQYLLRQAFEEAIHTHAYQYIVESLGLDEGEIFNMYHEIPSIRDKDEFLIPFIDTLTDPNFTTGSFENDQKLLKSIIVFAGIMEGLFFYVGFTQILALGRQNKMTGAAEQYQYILRDESMHCNFGIDLANTIKLENPQLWTPEFQAEIIDLFKTGVDLEYRYAVDTMPRGVLGLNAQMFHDYVRYIANRRLQQIGLPAQYPGVSNPFPWMSEMMDLKKEKNFFETRVTEYQTGGALSWD from the coding sequence ATGTTGGATTTTGATGAAGTCATCCCCGCCCCGCGCCAGAACGGCGCGGCACCCGCCCGCCCGGTAGCGGCCAAGCCCGCCCCGGCCGCCGAGCCCAGCTTTGAGACCAGCGTACGCGCCGCCGACGACCGCCGCGTGCACGTCGAGGACAAGCGCATCATCAACGGCCGCGCCGACGTCAACCAGCTCGTGCCCTTCAAGTACCAGTGGGCCTGGGACAAATATCTCGCCGGCTGCGCCAACCACTGGATGCCCCAGGAAATCCAGATGTCACGCGACATCGCCCTCTGGAAGGACCCCAAGGGCCTGACCGAGGACGAGCGCCGCATCGTCAAGCGCAACCTCGGCTTCTTCGTCACCGCCGATAGCCTCGCCGCCAACAACATCGTGCTCGGCACCTATCGCCACATCAGCGCCCCCGAATGCCGCCAGTACCTGCTGCGCCAGGCCTTCGAGGAAGCCATCCACACCCACGCCTACCAGTACATCGTGGAGTCCTTAGGATTGGATGAAGGCGAGATCTTCAACATGTACCACGAGATCCCCTCGATCCGGGACAAGGATGAATTCCTCATCCCCTTCATCGACACACTCACCGACCCGAACTTCACCACCGGCAGCTTCGAGAACGACCAGAAGCTACTGAAATCCATCATCGTCTTCGCCGGCATCATGGAAGGCCTCTTTTTCTACGTCGGCTTCACCCAGATACTCGCGCTCGGCCGGCAGAACAAGATGACCGGTGCGGCCGAACAGTACCAGTACATCCTCAGAGACGAGTCCATGCACTGCAATTTCGGCATTGATCTCGCCAACACCATCAAGCTCGAAAACCCGCAGCTCTGGACGCCCGAATTCCAGGCCGAGATCATTGATCTCTTCAAGACCGGCGTGGACCTTGAGTACCGCTATGCCGTCGACACCATGCCGCGCGGCGTGCTCGGCCTGAATGCCCAGATGTTCCACGACTACGTGCGCTACATCGCCAACCGCCGCCTGCAGCAGATTGGCCTGCCCGCCCAGTATCCCGGCGTGAGCAATCCCTTCCCGTGGATGAGCGAGATGATGGATCTGAAGAAGGAGAAGAACTTCTTCGAGACGCGCGTGACGGAGTATCAGACAGGCGGGGCGTTGAGCTGGGATTGA
- a CDS encoding transposase yields MDQLSFAEAVYQSKKRRTRREIFLARMEQLIPWAALEAQIGRHYPQGRQGRPPYRLSVMLRVHCPQLFYNLSDPAMEDALYEIASMRLFAGLRLSDPLPDETTILHFRHFLERHDLGQVVLAVVNQHLAQHGLMLRECIKASIRAKVEHPFRYIKRVFGYEKVRYRGLARNTHRLYWLAAFTNLLIGSRYLPSRA; encoded by the coding sequence ATGGATCAGCTGAGTTTTGCCGAAGCCGTGTACCAGAGCAAGAAGCGCCGGACCCGCCGCGAGATCTTTCTGGCGCGGATGGAGCAGCTGATTCCCTGGGCAGCGCTGGAAGCCCAGATCGGGCGCCACTATCCCCAGGGGCGCCAGGGCCGGCCACCGTATCGCTTGTCCGTCATGCTCCGGGTGCATTGTCCGCAGCTCTTTTACAATCTCAGCGATCCGGCCATGGAAGATGCCCTGTACGAGATTGCCTCCATGCGTCTCTTCGCCGGGCTGCGCCTGTCGGATCCCTTGCCCGATGAGACCACCATCCTCCACTTCCGTCATTTCCTGGAGCGCCATGACCTGGGCCAGGTCGTGCTTGCCGTGGTGAACCAGCACCTGGCGCAGCACGGCCTGATGCTGCGCGAGTGCATCAAGGCCAGCATCCGCGCCAAGGTGGAGCATCCGTTCCGCTACATCAAGCGGGTATTTGGCTATGAGAAGGTCCGCTATCGCGGTCTGGCCAGGAACACCCACCGGCTGTACTGGCTGGCAGCCTTTACCAACCTGCTGATCGGCAGTAGATACCTGCCATCACGGGCGTAA
- a CDS encoding DEAD/DEAH box helicase family protein produces MKRSVEHQQTIGTTDKAMLSCAGLCGINLATGYRTGEADPVAEFYRPCLEQATDYRRAVGYFRSSIFLIIGEEVIEFAKRGGRIRLICSPSITDEDLCSIEEGYSLREDKTDEALCTEIDCLLADETTHYRTRVLATLIAVGALDIRIAIRPNDQGIYHEKIGIFTDAFRNKVSFLGSANETWKGWHARGNLEAIEVFCNWAGPSDAERCQKHEAYFERLWSGQTKGVEVIAFPEAARKRISAVAMGDLGEVDMEEIRAIEKPGAKGRVPLGHQSRAIADWKAAGCRGVLEHATGSGKTFTALMAVREHVEKGMPALIVVPSRLLLEQWGVETRDEIPGATILLVGAGHDRWRQARRLYGMTDPSPDLGKRIVIATMQTVSSDEFLSTIQSGSHLLVVADEVHQTGSQQNSKLYLLKAGCRLGLSATPIRYGDPEGTQKMFDYFGPVIPPPVTLQDAIKAGRLVEYEYKPHTVRLTTEESEEWKALTLKIRWEMARQNEGADGKNPLSEAAKMLLIRRSRIAKKAANKVPLASKILKSSFSVGQRWLVYCEDKAQLSDVIEALKAKGLEPLRYHTDMEGDKDATLAHFKTFGGIMVSIKCLDEGVDIPAVDHALILASSQNPRQFIQRRGRVLRKAKWKNLAVIHDAVVVPVSLGDEPEQASLLKSEFIRAIEFAQSAINADAAVELRHIAATLGFDPDAPDDTGIEEDE; encoded by the coding sequence ATGAAAAGAAGTGTTGAGCATCAGCAAACAATTGGCACGACAGACAAGGCGATGCTGTCTTGCGCAGGGTTATGCGGGATTAATTTGGCGACAGGATATCGGACGGGAGAGGCAGATCCCGTAGCCGAGTTCTATCGGCCATGCCTAGAGCAGGCGACCGATTACCGAAGGGCCGTAGGCTATTTTCGCTCTTCCATCTTCCTGATCATTGGCGAGGAGGTAATCGAGTTTGCAAAGCGGGGAGGGAGGATTAGACTCATCTGCTCGCCGTCAATAACCGATGAGGACCTCTGCAGCATTGAGGAAGGATACTCTCTCAGGGAGGACAAGACGGACGAGGCTTTGTGTACCGAGATTGATTGCCTCTTGGCTGACGAGACGACTCACTACCGAACAAGGGTGCTGGCCACCTTGATTGCTGTCGGAGCTTTGGATATCCGAATCGCAATTAGACCAAATGATCAAGGCATCTATCACGAAAAGATAGGCATATTTACGGATGCCTTCAGAAACAAGGTTAGCTTTCTTGGATCGGCAAACGAGACTTGGAAAGGGTGGCATGCGCGCGGAAATCTTGAGGCTATCGAGGTTTTCTGCAATTGGGCTGGGCCATCTGACGCCGAGAGATGCCAGAAGCATGAGGCCTACTTCGAGAGGTTGTGGAGTGGCCAGACCAAAGGTGTAGAAGTCATTGCGTTTCCAGAGGCGGCCAGGAAACGAATCTCCGCTGTGGCTATGGGAGATCTGGGAGAGGTGGACATGGAAGAGATTAGGGCCATCGAGAAGCCAGGCGCCAAGGGTAGGGTTCCCCTAGGTCATCAATCACGAGCGATAGCGGACTGGAAGGCTGCTGGGTGTCGAGGTGTGCTGGAGCATGCGACCGGAAGCGGAAAGACTTTCACAGCGTTGATGGCTGTGCGGGAGCACGTCGAAAAGGGCATGCCCGCCTTGATAGTTGTTCCAAGCCGCCTTTTGCTTGAACAGTGGGGCGTGGAGACAAGAGACGAAATTCCCGGGGCAACCATCCTTTTAGTAGGGGCCGGGCATGATCGATGGCGCCAAGCACGGCGACTTTACGGGATGACCGACCCTTCTCCGGACTTGGGGAAAAGAATTGTCATCGCGACGATGCAAACGGTCTCCAGCGATGAGTTTCTCTCCACGATCCAGAGTGGCTCTCATCTTCTTGTAGTCGCCGATGAGGTCCACCAGACTGGCAGCCAGCAAAACTCGAAGCTCTACTTACTCAAGGCTGGTTGCCGTTTGGGGCTTAGTGCCACTCCCATCAGATATGGCGATCCCGAGGGAACCCAAAAGATGTTCGATTATTTCGGGCCGGTCATCCCCCCTCCTGTTACGTTGCAGGATGCTATTAAAGCCGGGCGCCTTGTTGAATACGAATACAAGCCTCATACCGTTCGCCTTACCACCGAGGAGAGTGAAGAATGGAAGGCTCTCACCCTCAAGATCCGTTGGGAGATGGCTCGCCAGAACGAGGGCGCTGACGGCAAGAATCCTCTTTCAGAGGCAGCGAAGATGCTCTTGATCCGAAGATCTCGTATTGCGAAGAAGGCCGCCAACAAAGTTCCACTGGCTTCTAAGATATTGAAGTCATCGTTCTCCGTAGGACAACGTTGGCTCGTTTATTGTGAAGACAAAGCCCAACTTTCAGATGTTATCGAAGCCTTGAAAGCCAAGGGACTAGAGCCGCTTCGATATCATACTGATATGGAGGGAGATAAGGACGCCACGCTTGCCCACTTTAAAACATTTGGCGGTATCATGGTTTCGATCAAGTGCCTGGACGAGGGCGTGGATATACCAGCCGTAGATCATGCGTTAATTTTAGCCTCATCACAGAACCCGAGACAGTTCATCCAGCGCCGCGGGCGCGTGCTGCGCAAGGCGAAATGGAAAAATCTCGCAGTTATCCATGACGCGGTTGTCGTACCGGTGAGTCTTGGGGATGAGCCAGAGCAGGCATCGCTATTGAAAAGCGAGTTTATCCGGGCCATTGAGTTCGCACAGTCCGCCATCAATGCGGACGCCGCCGTTGAACTTCGACATATCGCGGCCACTTTGGGATTTGATCCAGACGCTCCGGACGACACGGGCATTGAGGAGGATGAGTGA
- a CDS encoding sigma factor-like helix-turn-helix DNA-binding protein yields the protein MIHLLAYLLVRRPDGSWSVSSHRNLEGMMEEWDSVRAINDKSSAIIHVGFWRPDTSIFETACLRDEGKVFLTGAARFALPSSYRSSSNPVLTEDGLPIYLALSGWGYVIEEDPTLHADQIPVMPMLAPPDRIPSCPIDWIKTLEEDDPDLFSECAKLFILSEALYEKRESLMPPTSRNRLAGYRFKQFFGHPPSRDNMVDGLKFAPPWILQMPVNTLNFPVRVRNRMAAVGANIVSDIARIGAAGLMRIDNLGRKSLMDISVAIFEAFEQGSTYCASTGFLQGELLEMTPPAEPKQGKAPKILDKVCLEATPMANSLEPQSFRDGLQAALSLLSEREASVLQQRMGIGGSRKTLEEIAKSYSLTRERVRQIESKAASKIIARMPMWVGSFRSSLVRMLDGRETPLPLLGLDILDSWFAGIETLFWPFEYSIGHLIEPPEFDIIRIAGQAYVSRLRQDEWDEAVRAAKTLLSTCAKSKSYTPESEVRLLVECQLVGKGEELRQMLWEVATSQAHFSVGPLGERLLVSFGMSAESVVEAILLGSDTPLHYSEIAKRCVRRGHNFDLRRAHNAAANVGFLLGRGIYGLEKHIELSKGEQERILAEVEDMLSEAPGRQWHAGEICDALEARSLDFEGRLSKYDLNVILGSSTTLAYLGRMVWVARTHHALGTADRMNIWQKIVILVQQHGSPMHASDIREIISRDRGLASFFQIHQADPLIRVGENEWGILWRDIPFDEIQANAIVDEMISILDKNGFGIHLSEIISSLTVNHALAAKANPILLVALATRSELVKSGKGGYIYLTEWEGPRRLTIGEAVERAFDTFTDGVLAADVANKASELLGREVANNAASSVLMKIGTYNLEKGLWFHYEESAEALEDPTDVVMGESYPPPLVYRS from the coding sequence ATGATTCACCTGTTAGCTTATCTGCTTGTTCGCCGGCCTGACGGATCATGGAGCGTCTCCTCGCACAGGAATCTCGAAGGAATGATGGAAGAGTGGGATTCTGTCCGCGCGATTAACGATAAATCCTCAGCAATTATTCATGTCGGATTCTGGAGACCTGACACCTCCATATTTGAAACAGCTTGTTTAAGGGATGAGGGAAAAGTCTTCTTGACGGGCGCCGCCAGGTTTGCATTGCCATCCTCATATCGCTCATCGAGCAATCCTGTATTAACCGAAGATGGACTCCCAATCTACTTGGCATTGTCCGGGTGGGGCTACGTGATCGAGGAAGATCCAACCTTGCATGCGGATCAAATTCCTGTGATGCCAATGCTCGCTCCTCCTGATAGGATTCCAAGTTGTCCAATTGATTGGATTAAGACACTTGAAGAAGATGATCCAGATCTATTTAGCGAATGCGCCAAGCTATTTATTCTGAGCGAAGCCTTATACGAAAAGAGAGAATCGCTGATGCCGCCTACTTCGAGGAATCGCTTGGCAGGCTATCGATTCAAGCAGTTTTTTGGGCACCCCCCTTCGCGCGACAACATGGTAGATGGATTAAAGTTCGCTCCACCCTGGATCCTCCAGATGCCGGTTAACACTCTTAATTTCCCCGTGCGAGTCCGTAACCGAATGGCCGCAGTTGGAGCAAACATAGTCTCAGACATAGCGCGCATCGGGGCCGCAGGACTTATGCGGATAGACAATCTTGGGCGGAAGAGCCTTATGGATATATCCGTAGCGATTTTCGAGGCATTTGAGCAGGGTAGCACTTATTGCGCCTCCACTGGCTTTTTGCAGGGGGAGCTCCTCGAAATGACACCCCCTGCAGAACCTAAGCAAGGGAAGGCTCCTAAGATATTGGACAAGGTTTGCCTTGAAGCCACACCTATGGCAAATTCATTGGAGCCCCAATCTTTTCGAGACGGACTTCAGGCGGCCTTATCGTTATTGAGCGAAAGAGAGGCCTCCGTCTTGCAACAAAGGATGGGGATTGGTGGGAGCCGCAAGACGCTTGAGGAGATAGCTAAGAGCTATTCTCTCACTAGAGAAAGGGTAAGGCAGATTGAGTCAAAGGCAGCTAGTAAGATTATAGCTAGAATGCCTATGTGGGTAGGCAGCTTTAGGTCTAGCCTTGTTAGAATGCTGGACGGAAGGGAAACGCCACTCCCACTTCTTGGGCTCGATATTCTGGATTCTTGGTTTGCTGGGATTGAAACTCTATTTTGGCCATTTGAGTATTCGATTGGGCATCTCATCGAACCGCCTGAGTTCGACATCATACGCATTGCAGGACAAGCTTATGTCTCCAGGTTGAGACAGGATGAATGGGATGAAGCAGTTAGGGCTGCCAAAACCTTGTTGTCAACATGCGCCAAAAGTAAATCGTATACCCCTGAATCCGAGGTCAGGCTACTGGTAGAGTGCCAGTTGGTCGGGAAAGGGGAGGAACTCAGGCAGATGCTTTGGGAAGTCGCCACAAGCCAGGCACATTTCTCAGTTGGTCCTTTAGGAGAAAGACTCCTAGTGAGTTTCGGAATGAGCGCAGAAAGTGTTGTCGAAGCCATTTTGTTGGGATCGGACACCCCTTTGCACTACTCTGAGATTGCGAAACGTTGCGTTAGGAGAGGACATAATTTTGATCTTCGTCGGGCCCATAACGCTGCTGCAAATGTCGGTTTTCTACTTGGAAGAGGGATCTATGGGCTCGAAAAGCACATCGAGCTTTCCAAGGGGGAGCAGGAACGTATTCTGGCGGAAGTAGAAGACATGCTATCTGAAGCTCCAGGAAGACAGTGGCATGCTGGGGAGATTTGCGACGCGCTGGAGGCCCGAAGCTTAGATTTTGAGGGGCGTCTGTCGAAGTATGACCTCAATGTGATCCTTGGATCGTCCACCACCTTGGCCTACTTGGGGCGTATGGTATGGGTAGCTAGAACACATCATGCTTTGGGCACTGCCGATCGGATGAATATTTGGCAAAAAATTGTCATCTTGGTCCAGCAACATGGATCGCCAATGCACGCATCTGACATCCGGGAGATCATCTCCAGGGATCGAGGTCTTGCCTCTTTCTTCCAGATTCACCAGGCCGATCCACTCATTCGCGTTGGTGAGAACGAATGGGGAATTCTTTGGCGCGATATTCCCTTCGATGAAATCCAAGCGAATGCAATTGTTGACGAGATGATATCTATTCTAGATAAAAATGGATTTGGCATCCACCTCTCAGAAATCATTTCATCGCTCACGGTAAATCACGCTTTGGCAGCTAAGGCAAATCCCATTTTGCTGGTTGCTTTAGCCACCCGCTCGGAACTGGTCAAGTCGGGCAAGGGCGGATATATCTATCTCACGGAGTGGGAAGGGCCGAGACGTTTGACCATTGGCGAAGCTGTTGAAAGAGCTTTCGACACATTTACTGATGGAGTTTTGGCGGCGGATGTTGCTAACAAAGCCTCCGAATTACTAGGCAGAGAAGTGGCCAATAACGCTGCGAGTAGCGTTTTAATGAAGATAGGAACTTACAATTTAGAAAAAGGGCTGTGGTTCCACTATGAGGAAAGTGCGGAAGCTTTGGAGGACCCTACCGATGTTGTCATGGGTGAATCCTATCCTCCCCCTTTGGTATACCGGTCATAA
- a CDS encoding site-specific DNA-methyltransferase yields the protein MKKQTTDFLSLLPKNNAAYERNSGIYFIGDSAQLLASKDFATLKGKVNLILTSPPYPLNNKKSYGNLNGDKYLEWFTALAPVFSDLLTEDGSIVIEIGNAWESGRPVQSLLHLESLLGFVRHRDAGLRLIQQFVCYNPSRLPSPAQWVTVNRIRTVDSFTHVWWLAKTDFPKADNSKVLRPYSKSMKNLLKRGSYNAGKRPSEHVISETSFFNDQGGSIAHNLFEIEALDPEREVRLPNAFSMANSASNDYFHRECKKRGVTPHPARMPLGLASFFIEFLTDKDDLVLDPFAGSNTTGYSAAIAGRHWVSIDAQDTYVEQSLIRFDSQDSYEKKC from the coding sequence ATGAAAAAACAAACAACGGACTTTCTGTCACTACTACCAAAGAACAATGCCGCCTACGAGCGCAACAGTGGCATTTATTTCATAGGGGACTCCGCGCAGTTGCTTGCGAGCAAGGATTTCGCCACCCTGAAGGGCAAAGTCAACCTGATCCTGACCTCGCCGCCCTACCCGCTGAACAACAAAAAGAGCTACGGAAATCTGAACGGGGATAAATACTTGGAGTGGTTCACAGCACTCGCCCCTGTATTCTCCGATCTGCTCACGGAGGACGGCTCCATTGTAATTGAAATCGGTAATGCTTGGGAGTCAGGTAGACCAGTCCAATCCTTATTGCACTTGGAGTCCCTACTCGGCTTTGTTCGCCACAGGGACGCTGGCTTGCGGCTCATCCAGCAGTTTGTGTGCTACAACCCTTCTAGGTTACCGTCGCCCGCCCAGTGGGTCACCGTAAACCGCATCCGCACAGTGGACAGCTTCACACACGTGTGGTGGCTCGCCAAGACGGATTTTCCTAAAGCGGATAACTCGAAGGTGCTACGCCCATACAGCAAATCTATGAAGAACCTTTTGAAAAGAGGCAGTTACAATGCCGGCAAGCGCCCTTCAGAGCACGTCATTAGTGAAACGAGCTTTTTCAATGATCAGGGTGGCTCGATTGCCCACAACCTGTTTGAGATCGAAGCCTTGGACCCTGAGAGGGAAGTCAGGCTACCTAATGCCTTTTCAATGGCAAACAGCGCCTCGAACGACTATTTTCACCGAGAGTGCAAGAAACGTGGGGTCACGCCTCATCCAGCCCGGATGCCATTGGGCTTGGCGTCATTCTTCATTGAGTTCCTAACGGACAAGGATGACTTGGTGTTAGACCCTTTTGCCGGCAGCAATACCACCGGCTACTCAGCAGCGATCGCCGGGCGCCACTGGGTTAGTATAGATGCGCAAGATACCTATGTAGAACAGTCGCTGATTAGGTTCGATAGCCAAGATTCATATGAAAAGAAGTGTTGA